The sequence ATCAGCTCGCGATCGACGTGCACCGGGGGAGCGGTGCGTGGCAGCCCGGCCGAAACGCGTTCGTATATCGGCAACTCCCAGTCTTCGAATACAGCAGGCGACATGTCGGCTTGGCCGCGAATGACGGCGGCGTCGCCCGCCCCGGCCAGCACGGTGGCCCCCGTCGACTCACGCAGTTCGGCCGCCGAACCGGTGTGGTCGGCATGGCCGTGGGTCAGCACCATCCGGTCGATCCCCGGTACGGCCGCTGCGATCTCGGCACCCGAACCCGGAGCGCCGGTGTCGATGAGGGTGGCCGAGTGGCCGTCTCGCCAGACGTAGACCTGCCAGCCGTTCACCCGCAACATCGTCAGGTTCGGCGTGACGGTCAGCGTTTCCATCGTTCGACCGTATGGCCGGGACAGTCGCTGTCGAAAGCAGGTTCGCTGTCGGCGAATCGTGGCACCATGTCGACGTGGTGCCCAAACCCTCAGGGGTGGTGACGTTCCTGTTCACCGATATCGAGGGCTCGACCCGTCGGTGGGAGTCGGACGCGTGTTCGATGCGGCGAGCGATGGTCGCTCACGACGAGGTCATGCGTGACACCGTTGCGGCGCACGACGGTTGGTTGTTCAAGCACACCGGTGATGGGGTATGCGCGGCGTTCGCCTCCCCCCGCTCCGCCGTCGACGCCGCGATCGACGCGCAGCGTGCTCTGGAGTTGCCAGTGCGGATGGGTATCGCGACTGGCGAGGCGGACCTGCGCGGCGAGGACTACTTCGGCACCGCGCTGAGCCGCGTCGCACGCGTGATGTCGGCCGGCCACGGCGGCCAGATCCTGGTGGACGGTGTCACCGCGCAACTGCTCACGGGCGTCGATCTGGTTGCCATGGGCTCTCGGCGGCTGCGCGACATCGTCAGGCCGGTCGAGGTGTTCCAGGTGCAGGCGGGT is a genomic window of Mycobacterium sp. ITM-2016-00318 containing:
- a CDS encoding MBL fold metallo-hydrolase; this encodes METLTVTPNLTMLRVNGWQVYVWRDGHSATLIDTGAPGSGAEIAAAVPGIDRMVLTHGHADHTGSAAELRESTGATVLAGAGDAAVIRGQADMSPAVFEDWELPIYERVSAGLPRTAPPVHVDRELIDGDVLDFGGGAQVLAIPGHTEGSIAVYLPEHRVLFTGDTIANVGSVMLGTFNQDRARTVASFQRLAALDVETACFGHGEPIASGAGDRLSRAAATLTA